Below is a window of Coriobacterium glomerans PW2 DNA.
GGGGGTATGCGGTTTGACTCCCGGCACCGCGGTCGTCGTCGCGCCGCTCGTGCCGTGCGGTACGTGCGATCAGTGCCAGCAGGGCAACCCGCAGCTCTGTGAAAACTACAGCTTCATCGGTTCGCGTCGTCCAGGTGCGATGGCGGAATATGTCACGGCGCCCGCCAAGAACTGCTTGAAGGTTCCAGATGCTCTTCCACTCGATATCGCCTCGACCATCGAACCGCTTACGGTCGCCTTGCACGGCATGGAGCGGGTCAGAATTCGACCGGGCGCTCGCGCCCTCATCTTGGGTGCGGGAACGATCGGTCTCATGGCGGTACTGGCGCTGCGGGCGCTCGGCATCGGCGAGATCACCGTCGTCGACATCAACGAGAGCAGGCTCGGAGTGGCGCGCGAGGTTGGGGCGGACCGCACGATAAATCCCGCGCGCGTCGACCTCGATGATCACTTCGGTAGATACGGGCTCGGTGAGGTCGTCTTCGAGACAGCCGGAAACCATGTGACGCAGGTTCAGGCGATCAGGTACGCCGATCGGTGCGGCAAGGTCGTATTCATCGGAACGTGCACCCAACCGATAGATTTCGATCCGGAGACCTTTGAGCTGATCTTGCGCCGCGAGCTCGAGCTGACAGGCTCATGGATGTCCTACTCCGCTCCATTTCCCGGATATGTATGGAACGCGGCGCTGCGCTATCTGGCGACCGGTGAGATCGACACCTCTGCGCTCATCACGAGCACCTGGTCGCTTGAGGATGCTGCGGAGCCGTTTGAGCGGATGCGCGCACCCGGATCATCTGAGGTGAAGGTGCTCTATCGCATCGGCGGATGAGGCAGCCGGTCAGCTCGTAGCGTCAGCGATCAGAAGGCGGCATCTCGAAGCGGATGTCTCCATTGCCGTGCGGATGTCGGCTTCGATGAGTCCATCGGGATCGGCATCCACGACCACGGCATCGACGTCTTCGAGCCCACCGAAGCGCATGAGCCCCGAGCTTCCGATCTTGGTTGCGTCCATCAGGACGATGCACTCGTCGGCTGCGGCGAGAAATGCAGCTTTGACCTCAGCCATCTGGGCGTAGCCGGTCATGAGGCCGCGGCCCGGAACATAGGAGGTGGGGCAAATCACCGCTTTGTCGGGATGGAGCACCTCAAGCGAGCGGAGGACGAGCGGGCCCGTGAGGTAGCGGTGACCTTGGCGAAGCGCGCCGCCGAGCAACATGACGTCAACGGAGGGCATGCTCTCGTCTATGAGATCGGCGATGGTGACGTCCGCGGTGATCACGGTGAGGCTCTGGTAGACACCGAGCATGCGGACGAATTCGAGCGCGGTGGTCCCGGAGTCCACGAGCAGGGCATCGCCGTCGGAGATCAGCGACAGCGAAGCCTGAGCGATTCTGCGCTTGGCTTCCACATTCACGTTGACGCGCCGGTCTTGAATGGAGACCGTGAGCGAGCGGTGCAGTGAGACGGCTCCGCCATGCGTGCGGCGCAGCTTGCCGGCGCGCTCAAGAGCGTCAAGATCTCCGCGGATGGTTACAGCTGAGACCGAGAACGCGCGGGCGAGACCGGATACCTGCACCGATGCCGAGCGATCGAGAACGGCCAAGATCGAAGCCCTGCGCTCGTCGGCATACAGAGGTTTTTTGCAGGACATGGAGAGCTCCTTTCAGATGCTGTGCGGGCGAGCCGGAAAAGCCGTCTGCGGTCGTGTGCTGCCGCAGCCCGGCCCATCCGGCTCGGCACTCTCGGATTGTGCAGATTGTGTTTTCGTTACTTTTGATATACGAAAACATCTGCGTTGCGTTTGCTTGCGTTCGATAGTATAGCAAAATCGGGTATGGTAGCTCCGATGATGTTTGCATCTAGAAAGGGTAATGCAACGAGTGCGGCTATCATCGAGTCAAGCGCGACATGCGTTTGCTTTCGGCAGCACCCGGGCTTCGTTCAATCGCGCTGCGACCCGGTATTTGCGATTTCGTATAATGCCAGCAGCAATCGAAGGCTTTCCGGTAGGAGCTGGTTTGCGCGGAGCCTGATCGGGTCGCCGCGCCGAGTCAAGATAAGTCGCTCCGGGACCCCTTCGAGTATCCAATCCGGTCGCATGTGGTTGCGGCCGTCCGGCTGAAGCCGGAGAGAGAGGAGTGTGCGCTATGGCACTGGTCACCACCAAGGAGATGCTGCTCGAGGCTAAGAAGGGCCACTATGGGATCGGGGCGTTCAACGTCGAGAACCTCGAGTTCGTCATGGCGGTGCTCGCCGCCGCCGAGCAGACCGGGTCCCCGGTCATCATGCAGACCACGCCGGGAACGGTCAAGTACGCCGGTCTCGACTATTTTCACGCGCTCGTGAAATGCGCCGCTGAGCGGGCGAGCGTGCCGGTGGCGCTCCACCTCGACCACGGTGACGGGTACGACCGCTGCCTGCAGGCCTTGCACGTGGGCTACACCTCCGTCATGATCGACGGCAGCCACGTGCCCTTCGAGCAGAACATCGAGATCACCGCGCCGGTCGCGCGCGCGGGCAGAGCCATCGGCGTGCCGGTCGAGGCGGAGCTCGGCAAGGTCGGCGGCAAGGAGGATGACGGCCCGGCCGTCGCCGGCGAGAACCCCTATACCGATCCGGACGAGGCCGTCGAGTTCGTCGAGCGCACGGGGTGCACCTCGCTTGCCATCGGCGTGGGCACGGCGCACGGCGTCTATCACGGCACGCCGCACATCCAGCAGGACATCGTCCAGGCGATCGCCGCGCGTCTCGATATCCCGCTCGTCTTGCACGGGACCTCCGGCGTGCCCGATGAGCAGGTCGCCGAGGCGATCAAGAACGGTATCTCCAAGATCAACTACGCCACCGAGCTGCGGCAGGCCTACACGCGCGGCTTCATGGGCTACATGGCGGAGAACCCGGGTAATTTCGATCCCAAGAAGCCCGCGATTCAAGGCATGGCAGAGATCACGAAGGTCGTGAGCGAGCACATGCAGAATCTGGGGTCTGCGGGGCGGGCGTAAAAAACCTTCTTTTTCGAATCTGATCGAGGGTTGCACCCCCGCGCCGTCGCTGCGGGGGTGCTTTCATTGACGGCGACACTTCTCGTTCCTACGCTCGGATCGCCTGCTGGCGATGCGTGAGTAAAAACTTGTCCCCACGCATCGCTATACTGAAGCTACCTGATGGAACCGGGTAGGCCGACGGCGGGGTGGTGTCGATGAGCGAGACTGGCGGAGAGCTGACGTGCTCGAAGCGTGCGCGATCACTATGGGCGAAGTCTGATCGTGACGAAGGGCGATCCTGGCTGCCGCTGGTCACGCATGCGCAAGATGCCGTCAGCGTGGCGAGAAGACTTTGGGACACGTGGGTGCCACGTAGCACGCGCGGAGCCATCAGCAGCGCATACTGCGAGAATGAGGCGCTGGCGCAGCGTCTCGTCTGCTTTCTGGCCGGCGTGCACGATATCGGCAAAGCGACACCCTTGTTTCAGGCTCGCCGCGTTTTGTTTGATACCGAGGCGGAGGAGGCCTATCTTACATGGAAACCGCAATCCGCCGGCCTGCCCTTCACTTCTGTTTTCGATTGCGCCACCCGACCGAGCCATGCCATCGCGGGCCAGGTGATCCTGAAAGCGTATCTCGAGGACGAACATCACTGGGAAGCAGGGATCGCCGGCTCGCTCACCTGCATCATCGGAGCGCATCACGGTCGCCCTCCGCGGCAGAAGGATCTCGGCGATGCTGTGCGGACGCGCCAGAGGGAGCTGGGTTGGGATGCTTCATGCGGAAGTGCCTGGAGAGATGTTCAGCGTGAGCTCATCGAACACGCGTTGCGCCTTTCGGAGATCACCCGAGCCGATCTGACACTGATGAGCGGCCGATTCGTCGAGCCTCAGATCGCGAGCCTGCTCACCGGTCTTATCATCATGGTTGATTGGATCGTGAGCAATCAGGCGTTTTTCCCGCTCGTACCTCTGCACCACTCCGATCAGCCGAGCACGGTCGCTCTCTGTGCGCGGCACGCCGCGCAGCAGCTCTCTGCGCGTTCGGCAAAGGCGTGGGATGCTGCTCGCATCCTTCCCGCCTGGCGTGAGGATGCATGCGATCTCCCCGACATGGAAACGCTCTATGGGGAGCGGTTCGGTTTCACCGGCGGTACGCGTCCTCGGCCGATACAGATTGCAAGCGATCAGGTGGCGCGCACGACTGAAGATCCCGGCATCATCATTCTCGAGGCGCCGATGGGCGAAGGCAAAACCGAGGCGGCGCTGGCAGCTGCGGAGATCCTTGCCTCCCGTTCCGGCTGCGGGGGCATAGCCGTGGCGCTTCCCACGATGGCGACGACGGATGCCATGTTCGGGCGCGTGCACGCGTGGCTGAAGCGGCTTCCGGAGCACAACGAAAACGAACGAAGCATCTATCTGGCACACGGCAAGGCGCGACTGAATGAGGAGTTTCAAGGCATCGTCACGGCGTCGCGCTCCAAGCAGAGATATAAAGTTCTCGGAGAGGATCTCGAAGCTGGCGAGCTATCTGACAGCGTTGTCGCATCGGACTGGATGAACGGCAGAAAAAAAGGAGTTCTGTCCAACTTTTTGATTTGCACGGTCGATCAGGTGCTCATGGGAGCTCTCCAGATGAAGCACCTTGCGCTGCGGCATCTGGCGCTGGCTAACAAAGTGGTCGTGATCGACGAATGCCACGCCTACGACATCTACATGCAGCAGTATCTCACACGTGTGCTGGAATGGCTCGGCAGCTGGCGAACGCCGGTCGT
It encodes the following:
- a CDS encoding class II fructose-bisphosphate aldolase, which produces MALVTTKEMLLEAKKGHYGIGAFNVENLEFVMAVLAAAEQTGSPVIMQTTPGTVKYAGLDYFHALVKCAAERASVPVALHLDHGDGYDRCLQALHVGYTSVMIDGSHVPFEQNIEITAPVARAGRAIGVPVEAELGKVGGKEDDGPAVAGENPYTDPDEAVEFVERTGCTSLAIGVGTAHGVYHGTPHIQQDIVQAIAARLDIPLVLHGTSGVPDEQVAEAIKNGISKINYATELRQAYTRGFMGYMAENPGNFDPKKPAIQGMAEITKVVSEHMQNLGSAGRA
- a CDS encoding DeoR/GlpR family DNA-binding transcription regulator, which gives rise to MSCKKPLYADERRASILAVLDRSASVQVSGLARAFSVSAVTIRGDLDALERAGKLRRTHGGAVSLHRSLTVSIQDRRVNVNVEAKRRIAQASLSLISDGDALLVDSGTTALEFVRMLGVYQSLTVITADVTIADLIDESMPSVDVMLLGGALRQGHRYLTGPLVLRSLEVLHPDKAVICPTSYVPGRGLMTGYAQMAEVKAAFLAAADECIVLMDATKIGSSGLMRFGGLEDVDAVVVDADPDGLIEADIRTAMETSASRCRLLIADATS
- a CDS encoding galactitol-1-phosphate 5-dehydrogenase — encoded protein: MKALAITASKNMELVDIEVPSPGPDEVLIRVSYVGVCGSDLPRYFEGGVHQYPQVLGHEFSGVIERTGEGVCGLTPGTAVVVAPLVPCGTCDQCQQGNPQLCENYSFIGSRRPGAMAEYVTAPAKNCLKVPDALPLDIASTIEPLTVALHGMERVRIRPGARALILGAGTIGLMAVLALRALGIGEITVVDINESRLGVAREVGADRTINPARVDLDDHFGRYGLGEVVFETAGNHVTQVQAIRYADRCGKVVFIGTCTQPIDFDPETFELILRRELELTGSWMSYSAPFPGYVWNAALRYLATGEIDTSALITSTWSLEDAAEPFERMRAPGSSEVKVLYRIGG